The Triplophysa rosa linkage group LG15, Trosa_1v2, whole genome shotgun sequence genomic sequence TGGCTCTGACAACGAAAACGAGGACGAGGTCATCCAAAAGTTCATATTTCCCAGAGTGCATTGTGTTGATAACTCCTCCCTTTGGTCAAGATCCATTCTGACTCAATCAGTGTGAAATAAGAGAAAAACTGTCCCAACCCAACAGGCATTTGAGTCATCATGTTGAAAAAGTGAGCTCAGAGTGTGCCTCCCTCACTGATTGGACTGCTATATTAGGAACTCACAGAACGCTTATAAAGTCCGGCACTGACACGACGTGTTTGTTAAACAGCACTGCCTGCGCACCACTGAGCACTACAGGCGTTATTTCTCTGCTTAGTGTGTATATCTCTTCACAAATGGCAAGTATTCGTAAAAAGCTGGTGGTGGTTGGAGACGGAGCGTGTGGAAAGACGTGTCTCCTGATCGTTTTCAGTAAAGACGAATTTCCAGAGGTTTACGTGCCCACTGTTTTCGAAAACTACGTGGCGGACATTGAAGTGGACACAAAACGAGTTCAGCTGGCTTTATGGGACACGGCGGGGCAGGAGGACTACGACCGCCTACGGCCCTTGTCTTACCCGGACACTGACGTTATTCTTATGTGCTTTTCAGTGGACAGCCCGGACTCCCTGCAAAACATCCCCGAAAAGTGGGTACCGGAAGTGAAGCACTTCTGTCCTAATGTGCCCGTCATTTTGGTGGCGAATAAGAAAGATTTGCGAAACGACGAGATCGTGAGAAGTGAGCTGTGGAGAAAGAAACAGGAGCCCGTGAAGACGGAGGACGTGCGCGCCATGGCTGCGCGCATCGGAGCGCACGCGTACGTGGAGTGCTCCGCCAAAACCAAAGAAGGGATTCGGGAAGTATTTGAGACCGCTACGCGAGCTTCCTTGCAGAAGAGATCCAGACCGGTCACTGGTTGTTTAAACTGTTGTCGATTGATGTGAATGGCGGAATAATACGGTCGCAAACAGATGACACAATGGGGAAGATTCACTGGACGCCTATTGAGAGGTTCGAGGCAGCAGTTCTACACGTCCTCAAGTTGTAGACTTCTCAGGATTGCTTTTGTGGGTGTGGAGCTGAAAATGACTCGATTCAGAGAAAACTACACTTCACTGTGTATTGCTGTTCCTAAAGTGGTCAATGTTCGAAGTCGTCTGAGCCACGGAAAAGAAGGAAAAGTTGTGGCTGGCTTAACGTTTAGGCCTACCTTTTTATGTGAATGACTTCATAGTGCACTACGAATGGGGCTGTTCAAACAGTCTTCAAGTTATGTATAGATCTACCGTTAGGCTACAAAAACCGATTGTTTGTATTGTtgtactttgtttttatttgcacagTAAAGAAATGGCTTTTGGTTTCCTGAACCTTTTTCACTATTGTATTATAAGCAGGGCTGGAAATGGAGAAAGGCAGGTGGCAGTGTCCAGGGGGTGAATTTCTATGGGTATGGAGTTCCACCTCAAAATGTGAAGGATGCCCATCTTTTATCCATCCAAGTAGTTTCTAAATGCTGTGCACTTTTAATACATATAATTGAACTTTCTGAAGCGACGTTTTAAGAATATGAAAAAATCCCCAAGCAGTTAACCTTTGCTATTTCCAGCACTGACTATAAGTAGCTATCTACTAAAGAGACATATTagtaaaattctgttattttttttagattttctgTCTGGATCTTATTTGATTCACCTACGACTGGTTCCTAATGATAATataaactaattaaaaattTAAAGAACAAATAGTCTAGATTTGATAGATGCATAGAAAGCAATAGGAAGTAtctgtactgtatttatattttttcaagcTGCTCTGTGTATGACAATTGAACTTTGTTTTAGAATGGAGATAGTTAAACAAAGTCAAGTGTAAATATTGCATTGTAAAAGAAATGCTTTTCCTGTAATGCCATTGGAGTTTAAGTTTGCATAAATGGGTCAAATGTATTCTTTGGACCATCCAAACATTATGTTGTGTTTATTGTCATATGATGGGCAGCGAACAAGTAGGCtactaaatatgttttgttttaagttaCAAGAATAGTCTCAGaccattttaaatgtgtttaaaattaaaaacaattgtTTACTCTAATTTCTGAGACATTTGCATTAAGATAATATAAGTAATGGGAACATgttggttttatttcaaatgaaatcatattttctttaaatgagGACAGTGTCTTTAGCACAAAGTTTGACTTTTCTGATCTTCAGTGTATTAGTGAATGATTTAGAACACAAAAGTGGGACACCTCCCACCCCCCAGCATATTGTAAACTAATTTGTAGTGCTTTTAAAATGGGCATTAAATCGTTTGAATTAAGTTGTATTATTTCTCTAGGGTATGTGTAGCCTATAATCTatttacatatttggaacatcttCCTGAATTTATTTTTGAAGACTTTCATCAAACTTAGcctaatgctgtgttcacaccgcGAACTGTTGCGTTgctcgctctttattactcgccggaaaagttcgttattttcgtgTGAGTGACGCGAGCTGCCAAAAGTGTTCAACTTGAGCGGAagattcgcgtcattcgcatcGCCTGACGCCAGTTCGCGTCTATTCGCGtcttgactttgtatgtaatttactatTTGAGTTTTGCTGTCAGCTTCACATAGAAGTCaacataatattaaaaatacactCTGCATACTATTTTGTTATCTTATTGTAGGTTTAAGGTTTCTGACCTAGTTTGGATGTCTTTGAATTGTTTAAGAATGTCAGAATGTAATTTAGTAATAAACTAAATGTCTGGGCTAACAAGAAGTAGGTTTTTGATGTTCATtactaattttattatttttgaagcAACACTCCACTTTAGCTTGCTCACTTGGAGTTATAATGCTCTTTGTTAAGGTGCTATTAATAgaatatgaaacattttgtacaaatacatgtaattgaattaaattataaaataaattacaccaaaattatattaaataataaattataggATTATGTTAGTATTACATGTGTAAGGATGTGAACAGCTCTGACTAGAATCTCTGGTTGTCATCTGGtaattttcattcacttcttccccatataggactcaaatgtcattcgctatatagggaatagtgaaggagTGAGCGAGGAAGCGGTTTGAGACACAGCATGAGTTCGATGGATCCTTAATCAAGAACACATCCgtgttctctgttcttgtgttcttgagtattggaatgGACTTTGAgggttattgatgacgtagagcgagaacacgaggacacaagaccgctgaagaacgcgTATTGAGAAACAGGATTTAACTCCGAgtcattacaaaatacatttaataaatttatattttacaagtaGCATTTTGTAGTATAAGTATCAATGTTAATATTGCTGAAGTTCTTCATTTTACTgtagaatatacatttttgcatttatgtACTATTTTGCTATTtgttaactatttaacatacaTCTTTCAAATTagtttattaaatgtattgcaGGAACTGACTTTAAGAGACAATTGTAATATGAATATGCCCAGTTCTCAGTTCGTCTGTATAACCTAATCAGcatgtattaaaggggtcatatggcacgaatacgtgtttttctgtgtctttggtgtgttttaagttgcccatgcatactgtatattagacatataaaattgcaaaaattaaagtgtcggaaacaaaatatgcattctatctaaaagcaaatgctcacccagacctgcctgaaatgcctcgtgtaaccacaaccCCACAAagctacgtcagttcgtggtatgagttgactaagaccgccctaATGTATACGCCAGTGaggtacctgtcagtacaattgctttggaacctgacgTTTCAAATATgctaagaggcgttacatttccgtcacacgcttgcagtattcggccaatcactacgcactggttaactggccaatcatagcacacctcgcttttcagaacgATGATCTCTGTAAAGAATccgtgtgtttcagagaggcggggcaaagaggagatacaaacatgcacggtatgtggaaaatactgcattttttaaccttaaatcgtgtatacacattgcattacatctaaaacaaacgataatattcattttagccgtgtcatatgacccctttaattggCAAACACGTGTGATAAATGTGTCTTATGTACGTCAATATCCATAATAATGAAcaatctttaaatgggttattAAATTGAAGGGAAAGAACAGTCCCTAAATGTTTCTTTGGGGAGAAAGAGATTTCTGATTTCAAATTATAGAACTGTAAAACATATagcatatttaatgttttaaatggaaCACGAATGGAAAGTCTACATGGAAAACTAGGCAGTTAGTTGATCAATCTGACCCATTATTCCAAGTTTCATAACCACTTTGAAGGCTTTGTGTTTGTAGTTTCAACAATAGAATGAACAGTGAGTCAGCAGCCTCATGTCTGCCGCTTCCCTTTGAAAGGGATGGGACGGGACGGGCCGTGACCTCATGTCTGTGAGCTATATTTAGATCTACTTGTTAGACTGGACCATGTGTTGGGGTTTCCAGCTGGGTGATTTCTTTGGAAGAGTTACCACATCAtatgaacattataaatatgtattaatgtattaaagttAAAATCTTTATGAGTTCTCTTCATGAGATGTTAAAATGTCcccttttaaatagaaaaattaAGTTTATCTGACTGGCAATATGTATATGTTCCTTTTGAAGTCAGTGATCTTTGATTATAAATGTAGATTTAAATATAAATCACCAAGTGGATGGCTAAGTAGAGCTTTTAGTCATTTTTCTATGATATACTAAATTGGATGTATGAATACCTAAGAATAAgtctgatttctcttagccgttgttgatgttcaaatcaccaaaacagacacacccctacccccatctttcgctttcgtcagaaCTCGGCTCAACTAATGTCAGTCCTGTGCACTATgaaccttactgctgattggctacaaggatGTTTTGGTACTcagcccgactttgtctaaacaagcataattcagaaatcggacaccccacctttaagatCATTTGGATCATGGCAAGAACAGCAGCAACAAAGCAAATTTATAGCAACAACACAACCATTGCAGTACAAACGTTTTTATTGGTATTTCACTGTCATTGctttcaaaacacaataaaacacagattGTAACATTCAGATATTTACTTTGAAGAACACTATTTTTAATTAG encodes the following:
- the LOC130565507 gene encoding rho-related GTP-binding protein RhoB — protein: MASIRKKLVVVGDGACGKTCLLIVFSKDEFPEVYVPTVFENYVADIEVDTKRVQLALWDTAGQEDYDRLRPLSYPDTDVILMCFSVDSPDSLQNIPEKWVPEVKHFCPNVPVILVANKKDLRNDEIVRSELWRKKQEPVKTEDVRAMAARIGAHAYVECSAKTKEGIREVFETATRASLQKRSRPVTGCLNCCRLM